CAACAGCCGCATGGCTTCGATGGTTCGGCCGCAGCTGACCGCAGTCGCCCAGCCGATGTATGATATCGGCGCGGTTTCGATGCGCTTGCTAACTAAGCTGATGAAGAAAGAGTCGGTTGAACAAGGGAAGGTCGTACTTCCTCATGAGATCGTCACTCGCCAGTCGGTGGGAAGCAAGGAATGACGATGGGATATTCGAGAATCGGAATAATCGGCGCAATGGTGGAAGAGATCGAACTGCTCCACAAGCATGTGGAGAAAACCGGTTCATTTATTAAAGCCGGCATCACCTATGTGGAAGGCACGCTTCATGGACGCCAAGTCGTTTTCTGCAAATCGGGTGTAGGCAAAGTGAATGCCGCGGTCTGTACACAGCTGCTCATAGATGCCGGGGTCGACTGCGTTTTGTTTACCGGAGTTGCGGGAGCGGTTGATCCAACCCTGGACATCGGCGATATCGTCGTCTCGACGACGTGCCTGCAGCATGATATGGATTGTACGCCGCTGGGCTTTGCCCGCGGACAGATTCCTTTCCAGGAGGTATCCGAGTTCATCGCCGACCCGGCGCTTGTCG
This is a stretch of genomic DNA from Paenibacillus sp. sptzw28. It encodes these proteins:
- a CDS encoding 5'-methylthioadenosine/adenosylhomocysteine nucleosidase — protein: MGYSRIGIIGAMVEEIELLHKHVEKTGSFIKAGITYVEGTLHGRQVVFCKSGVGKVNAAVCTQLLIDAGVDCVLFTGVAGAVDPTLDIGDIVVSTTCLQHDMDCTPLGFARGQIPFQEVSEFIADPALVELAANACERLFPGRSAKGKVLSGDQFIASREAVRELYEELGGACTEMEGAALAQVCVMNGKPFVVIRSMSDKADGSAHVNFAEFTVQASVNSHRIIDEMIQHM